A window of Candidatus Hydrogenedentota bacterium contains these coding sequences:
- a CDS encoding amidohydrolase family protein gives MSNEIEKLIQQTPFVDTHEHLWDERTRLDAANDSGERSVPSDIATLFFHYADADLVSAGLTPEDRAKALNSQTDVDEKWRILGPAYARTRYTGYLQNVRESVRLLFGEDDVTDSNYREISDRIRKQIQPRYYYRILREVANIEYCQVNSFEHPVFHLTEYPDLLCQDLSFVGLSTALNVRVVSEHAKREVRSLQDWHEVLDWVFTTYGPKAIAMKNQSAYGRRLDYDQVKAEDAAPLFAKYLSDPKGVTEAELKAIQDHLFHYCIEKSVEYRLPVKLHTGYYAGWNSMHLHRVRQNASDLCPILMAHPNARFILMHIDYPYQDEAIALAKQFPNAYIDMCWAWIINPAAGVRFVREFLMAASHKKLLTFGGDYGPVEMVPGHAAIARKGLTQAIRSLVKEDWLKSRDVPDVVDSIMRGNAHEIFDYKGTLKMWEMDRTQAPKS, from the coding sequence ATGAGCAACGAAATTGAGAAGTTGATTCAACAGACTCCGTTTGTCGACACGCATGAGCATTTGTGGGATGAGCGTACACGGCTCGATGCCGCGAACGACTCGGGCGAGCGGTCCGTTCCGTCGGATATTGCGACTCTTTTCTTCCACTATGCCGACGCGGATTTGGTGTCAGCAGGCTTAACGCCTGAGGACCGTGCGAAGGCGTTGAATTCGCAAACCGATGTCGATGAGAAATGGCGCATTCTAGGACCCGCCTATGCACGGACTCGGTATACCGGCTATCTGCAGAATGTACGAGAAAGTGTGCGGTTGCTGTTTGGAGAGGATGACGTTACCGATAGCAACTACCGGGAGATTTCGGATCGCATTCGAAAGCAGATTCAGCCTCGGTATTACTATCGGATACTGCGCGAAGTCGCGAATATCGAGTACTGCCAGGTTAACAGCTTTGAGCACCCGGTCTTTCACCTCACGGAATATCCCGATTTGCTCTGTCAGGATTTGAGTTTTGTCGGGCTGAGTACGGCTCTGAACGTGCGAGTCGTATCTGAACACGCGAAACGCGAGGTGCGCTCGCTTCAGGATTGGCACGAAGTCTTGGATTGGGTGTTTACGACGTACGGCCCGAAGGCGATTGCCATGAAGAACCAGAGCGCGTACGGACGGCGCCTGGATTACGACCAAGTGAAGGCGGAGGACGCGGCGCCGCTATTCGCCAAATACCTGAGCGATCCCAAGGGTGTTACGGAGGCGGAGCTCAAGGCCATCCAGGACCATCTGTTTCATTATTGCATCGAGAAATCGGTGGAATACCGTCTGCCGGTGAAGCTCCACACGGGCTACTACGCGGGATGGAACAGCATGCATCTGCACCGGGTCCGGCAGAACGCGTCGGATCTGTGTCCGATACTCATGGCCCATCCCAACGCCCGGTTTATCCTTATGCACATCGATTACCCGTACCAAGACGAGGCTATTGCGTTGGCCAAGCAGTTCCCCAACGCGTACATCGATATGTGCTGGGCCTGGATTATCAACCCGGCCGCGGGTGTTCGCTTTGTAAGGGAGTTTCTGATGGCCGCGTCGCACAAGAAGCTCTTGACGTTCGGCGGCGACTACGGCCCCGTAGAGATGGTCCCGGGGCATGCCGCTATTGCCCGCAAAGGACTTACCCAAGCTATACGCAGTCTTGTCAAGGAAGACTGGTTGAAGTCCAGAGATGTGCCCGACGTCGTTGATTCCATCATGCGCGGCAATGCGCACGAAATCTTCGACTACAAAGGTACCTTGAAGATGTGGGAAATGGATCGGACACAGGCCCCGAAGTCTTGA